The Kineococcus radiotolerans SRS30216 = ATCC BAA-149 genomic interval CCGTCGTCGGCGACGGCGTCGGCGACGTGCTCGTGCCCGGCCAGCAGGCCCAGGTAGGCCAGCGTGGAGTGGCTGCCGTTGAGCAGCCGCAGCTTCATCGCCTCGTAGGGCGCGACGTCGGCGGTGAGGACGGCCCCGGCGCGCTCCCACGCCGGGCGCCCGGCGGCGAAGTCGTCCTCGACGACCCACTGGCGGAACGGCTCGGTGACGACGACGCCCTCGTCGCGCAGCCCCAGCAGGCGCTGCACCTGGTCGCGGTCGGCGGGGGTCGTGGCGGGCACGATCCGGTCGACCATGGAGGAGGGGAAGCGCACCGACGCCGCGATCCACTCCCGCAGGCCGTCGCCGTCGGGCAGGGCGGCGCAGAAGTCCCCGACGAGGCCGCGCAGCACCGCCCCGTTGGCGGGCAGGTTGTCGCAGGAGAGCAGCGTGACCGGGCCCGCGTCGGCGGCCCGGCGGGCGGCCAGGCCCGCGACGAGCTGCCCCACGACGGTGCGCGGCGGGCGGGCGGTGGACCAGCCGTCGAGGTCGGCGGCGACGTCGGGGTCCGCGCGCCGCAGCCGCCCGGTGGCCGGGTCGTGGCGGTAGCCCTTCTCGGTGACCGTCAGCGTGACGAGGCGGGTGGTGGGCGCGGCGATCAGGGCGCGCAGGCGCCCGGGTTCCTCCCCCGCGAACAGCAGCTCGCGCACGGCGCCGACGACGCGGGCCGAGCTGCCGCCGGCGTCGTGGGCGAGCACGGTGTACAGCCCGTCCTGCGGGCCGAGCTGCTCCACGACGGAGCGGCTGCGCTGGGTGACCCCGCAGATGCCCCAGTCGCCGCCGGCGGCGGCGACGGCGTCCTCGGTGTAGACGGCCTGGTGGGCGCGGTGGAAGGCGCCGATGCCGAGGTGCACGACGCCGACCCCGAGGGCGCGGGGGTCCACGCGCGGGCGGTGCCCGGCCTCGACGGCGTCGAGGGTGCCCAGCGAGAGGCGCGGCGCCGGTGCGGGGGTGCTCATCACATCACCGCCCCGAGCTGCCACGGCTGGAACTCCTCGTCGCCGACGCCGAGCTCCTCGCTCTTGCTGCGCCGCCCGGAGGCGACCTCGAGGATCAGCTCGAACAGCTCCCGCCCGGCCTCCTCCACGGTCTGCTCCCCGGTGAGGACGCGCCCGCAGTCGACGTCCATGTCCTCGTCCATCCGGGCGTACACCTCGGAGTTGGTGGCGAGCTTGATGCTCGGGGCGGGTTTGCAGCCGAACACCGAGCCGCGCCCGGTGGTGAAGCAGACGACGTTGGCCCCGCCCGCGACGAGCCCGGTGACGGAGACGGGGTCGTAGCCGGGGGTGTCCATGAAGGTGAACCCCTTGGCCGTGATGGGCTCGGCGTACTCGTAGACGGCTTCCAGCGCAGCGGAACCGCCCTTGGCCACGGCGCCGAGGGACTTCTCCAGGATCGTCGTCAGCCCGCCCGCCTTGTTCCCGGGCGAGGGGTTGTTGTCCATGCTGCCGCCGTGGGCCGCGGTGTACTCCTCCCACCAGCGGATGCGGCGGACCAGCTTCGCCGCCACCTCGGGGTCGCGGGCGCGGCGGGTCAGCAGGTGCTCGGCGCCGTAGACCTCCGGCGTCTCGGCGAGCACCGAGGTGCCGCCCTGCGCCACGAGCAGGTCGGAGGCGACGCCGAGGGCGGGGTTGGCGGTGACCCCGGACCAGGCGTCGCTGCCGCCGCAGTTGAGGCCGAGGACGAGCTCGGAGGCCGGGACCGGGACGCGGCGGACGGCGTCGACGACGGGCAGCAGCTCCCGGACGCGTTCCACCCCGGCGGCGACGGTGCGGGTGGTGCCGCCGATCTCCTGGATCGTCATGGCGACGACGGGGACCTCCGGGGGCAGGTCGAAGCCGGAGGTGAGCGCAGCGACCTGGTTCACCTCGCAGCCGAGGCCGATGACGAGCAGGGCCGCGAAGTTGGGGTGGCGCGCGTAGCCGGAGATGGTGCGCCGCAGCAGCTGCGCCCCCTCGCCGAGGGCGTCCATGCCGCAGCCGGTGCCGTGGGTGAGCGCGACGACCCCGTCGACGTTCGGGTAGGCGTCCAGCGCCCCGGGCCAGCGGAAGGTGTCGGCGATGCGCCGGGCCGCGGTGGCGGAGCAGTTCACCGAGGTGAGGATCCCGATGTAGTTGCGCGTCGCGACCCGGCCGTCGGCGCGCACGATGCCGTCGAAGGTGCGGCGCTCGGCCGGCGGCACGAGCGGGGTGGGGCGGGCGTCGACGCCGACGGCGTAGCCGCCCGGCCCGGCGTCGGCGCTGCCGGCCCCGGCCTGCGAGGCGGTGAAGGCGAGGTTGTGCACGTGGACGTGCTCGCCCGCGGCGATCGGGGCGGAAGCGAGACCGATGAGCTGGCCGTACTTGCGCACCGCCTCCCCGGCCGCGACGTCGCGCAGCGCGACCTTGTGCCCGGCGGGGACGTCGGTGCGCACGGTCAGCGCGCCCGCCTCCCCCAGCGCGGCGAGGTCGACGGCGGTGCCGGCCGCGAGCGCCTCGCGGGCGACGGCGACGGTGTCGCCCGGGGCCAGCCGCAGCAGCGGGGCCGCGGTGCGGGCGGGGAGGGGGGTGGACGTCGTCACGAGAGGGCCTCCAGCGGGGCGGGGGCGTCGGCGCGCACGGCCTGCGGCAGCGGCGGGACGGTGGTGGACCGGACCACGAGCTGGGACGGCAGCGTCCGCGTGGCTCCGGAGTGGTGCTCGGGGTGGGCCAGGACGTCGAGCAGCAGGTCGACCGCGGCCCGCCCGGCGGGTTCGGTCGGCATCGCCACGGTGGTGAGGGCGGGGGTGGTCATGGCCGACATCTGGATGCCGTCGAAGCCCACGACGCTCATCTCGGCGGGGGTGACGACGCCGCGGACGGCGAGGCGGTTGAGGACGCCGAGCGCCATGAGGTCGTTGTAGGCGAGCACGGCGGTCGCGCCGCTGGCGAGCACGAGGTCGGCCGCGGGCAGCCCGGCCTCGAAGGTGGGCGGGAAGGGCCCGAGCTCGACGACGTCGACGCCGGCGGCGGCCGCGGCCGCGCGCAGACCGCGGAGGCGCTCGGCGGTGGACCAGGAGCGCACGGGTCCGCTGAGGTGGGCGATGCGGCGGTGGCCGAGGGCGACGACGTGCTCGACGGCCTGGCGCATGCCGTCGGCGGAGTCCATGAGCACGCTGGGCAGGCCGGGGCTGCGGCGGTTGACCAGCACCATGGGTGTCGTCCCCGCGCTGCGCTCGAGGTCCTCGTCGCTCATCCGGGCCGAGCACAGGACGATGCCGTCGACCTGCTTGCCCATGGCCGCGACCAGCTCGGCCTCGACCCGGGGGTCCTCGGCGGCGTCGGCGAGGAAGACGACCTGCTGGGCCTCGCGGGCGCGGGCGTGGGCGCCCTTGAGGACCGCGCTGAAGAAGGGGTTGGCGACGTCGGGGACGACGACGCCGATGTTGCCGGTGCGGCCGGTGATGAGGCCGCGCGCGGCCCGGTTGGGCTGGTAGCCGAGCTCGTCGGCCACCGCGAGGACGCGGTCGCGGGTGCTGGCGCGGACCAGGTCGGGCACCGCGAGGGCGCGGGAGACGGTGGAGACGGACACGCCGGCCCGGCGGGCCACCTCGTGGATGGTCACAGCCATGGAGCCCCCCGACGACGTTGTTGCTGCTCACAATGCAAAGGTTTTCATCGAGTGTCAAGCTCCTTCCCGCTACCGGGGCGGGACCGGGGCGGGACCGGGGCGGGACCACCCGGGCGCCGGGACGCGGCAGGGCCCGCGGACCACTCCCCCCCGGGTGGTCCACGGGCCCTCGGCACCGCTCGCGCTGCGTCGCTCAGACGTCGCGGGTCTTCACCGCCAGCCCCCCGAGGCCGAGGAGGACCGCGACCCAGAGCGCGAACGCGGCCAGCCCCGCGCCCGGGGCGAGGAACGCCGGGTTCTCGACGACGGCGGCGAGGTTGGTCGTCGTGTTGGCGAAGAAGTACTTGCTGAGGGTGTCCCCGCCCCAGCTCTCCGGGACGGCCATGAGCAGCAGCGGCACCACGAAGATCGCCGCGAGCACGGTGCAGATCGCGCCGGCGGAGTTGCGCAGCAGGGCGCCCACGCCGAGGCCGGCCAGCGCCACCCCGACGAGCAGCACGACGTTGCCCAGCAGGGCCCGCAGGACGTGGTCGTCACCGATCGAGGCGCCGAAGCCGCGGGCCTCCAGCACGGCCTGGCCGAGGAAGAACGCGGCGAACACGGCGACGCCCATGAGCACCGCGACGTTCACCGCCAGCACCAGCGCCTTGGCCAGGTACACGCCGATCCGCCCCGGAGCCACCGCGAAGGAGGTGCGGATCATGCCGGTGGAGAACTCCCCGGCGATGACGATGACGCCGACGGCGGCCACGATGAGGCTGGCCAGCTGCGCGCCGGTCATGCTCGCGCCCGTCGCGTCGACGCCGTTGGCCGCCATCGCCTGCGCCCCCTCGACGTCGCCCAGCGCGGAGCGGGTGGCGAAGGAGATGAGGACGCCGAGCCCCACGATCGCGACGAAGGACACCGCCATCGTCACCACGACGGAGCGGACGCTCCAGAACTTGATCCACTCCGACCTCAGCAGCCCCGGGAAGGTGACCCGGCGCTCGACGGGGACGAACTGCTGGGCCTGGACCGTGGTCGCGCTCACCGCGACACCTCCTGGGGGGTACGGGCGGGGGGACCGGGGACGGCGACCGGTTCCCCGGGGCCGCCGGTGGGGTGGGCCTGGTACTCCACGGCACCGGCCGTGAGCTCCATGAACGCCTCCTCGAGGGAGGCCTTGACGGTGGTGAGCTCGTGCAGGGCGACCCCGCGGACGGCCGCGGCGTCGCCGATGGCCTCCGCGGACAGCCCGCGCACGTCCCAGCCGCCGTCCTCCAGCGGGGTGAGGGTGCCGCCCGCCGCGGTGACGAGCTCGCGCAGCTGCTCGGCCTGCGGGGAGCGGACGGTGACCCCGCGCGGCTGGACGCGGGCGATGAAGTCGCGCACGCTCTC includes:
- a CDS encoding mannitol dehydrogenase family protein, whose amino-acid sequence is MSTPAPAPRLSLGTLDAVEAGHRPRVDPRALGVGVVHLGIGAFHRAHQAVYTEDAVAAAGGDWGICGVTQRSRSVVEQLGPQDGLYTVLAHDAGGSSARVVGAVRELLFAGEEPGRLRALIAAPTTRLVTLTVTEKGYRHDPATGRLRRADPDVAADLDGWSTARPPRTVVGQLVAGLAARRAADAGPVTLLSCDNLPANGAVLRGLVGDFCAALPDGDGLREWIAASVRFPSSMVDRIVPATTPADRDQVQRLLGLRDEGVVVTEPFRQWVVEDDFAAGRPAWERAGAVLTADVAPYEAMKLRLLNGSHSTLAYLGLLAGHEHVADAVADDGIAALVDRLMAHDVVPTLAVPDGFDVARYRQDLLDRFANPALHHRTLQIAMDGSQKLPQRLLGTISDALAAGREPRAACLGVAAWMRYVSTGRSEAGVALPVDDPLAARLGEVTAGAGSPAAVVDALLGLPEVFGTDLPADARFRALVEEALEVLTRDGVAGAVRESVAS
- a CDS encoding UxaA family hydrolase, whose amino-acid sequence is MTTSTPLPARTAAPLLRLAPGDTVAVAREALAAGTAVDLAALGEAGALTVRTDVPAGHKVALRDVAAGEAVRKYGQLIGLASAPIAAGEHVHVHNLAFTASQAGAGSADAGPGGYAVGVDARPTPLVPPAERRTFDGIVRADGRVATRNYIGILTSVNCSATAARRIADTFRWPGALDAYPNVDGVVALTHGTGCGMDALGEGAQLLRRTISGYARHPNFAALLVIGLGCEVNQVAALTSGFDLPPEVPVVAMTIQEIGGTTRTVAAGVERVRELLPVVDAVRRVPVPASELVLGLNCGGSDAWSGVTANPALGVASDLLVAQGGTSVLAETPEVYGAEHLLTRRARDPEVAAKLVRRIRWWEEYTAAHGGSMDNNPSPGNKAGGLTTILEKSLGAVAKGGSAALEAVYEYAEPITAKGFTFMDTPGYDPVSVTGLVAGGANVVCFTTGRGSVFGCKPAPSIKLATNSEVYARMDEDMDVDCGRVLTGEQTVEEAGRELFELILEVASGRRSKSEELGVGDEEFQPWQLGAVM
- a CDS encoding LacI family DNA-binding transcriptional regulator, whose translation is MAVTIHEVARRAGVSVSTVSRALAVPDLVRASTRDRVLAVADELGYQPNRAARGLITGRTGNIGVVVPDVANPFFSAVLKGAHARAREAQQVVFLADAAEDPRVEAELVAAMGKQVDGIVLCSARMSDEDLERSAGTTPMVLVNRRSPGLPSVLMDSADGMRQAVEHVVALGHRRIAHLSGPVRSWSTAERLRGLRAAAAAAGVDVVELGPFPPTFEAGLPAADLVLASGATAVLAYNDLMALGVLNRLAVRGVVTPAEMSVVGFDGIQMSAMTTPALTTVAMPTEPAGRAAVDLLLDVLAHPEHHSGATRTLPSQLVVRSTTVPPLPQAVRADAPAPLEALS
- a CDS encoding ABC transporter permease; translation: MSATTVQAQQFVPVERRVTFPGLLRSEWIKFWSVRSVVVTMAVSFVAIVGLGVLISFATRSALGDVEGAQAMAANGVDATGASMTGAQLASLIVAAVGVIVIAGEFSTGMIRTSFAVAPGRIGVYLAKALVLAVNVAVLMGVAVFAAFFLGQAVLEARGFGASIGDDHVLRALLGNVVLLVGVALAGLGVGALLRNSAGAICTVLAAIFVVPLLLMAVPESWGGDTLSKYFFANTTTNLAAVVENPAFLAPGAGLAAFALWVAVLLGLGGLAVKTRDV